The Salvia splendens isolate huo1 chromosome 20, SspV2, whole genome shotgun sequence nucleotide sequence CCTCACTTACCAatgagcctacattacaacaaaaaataaagacatttcagacttttgatgcttaattaCATttagtagaggagggattatactttgagcaagcctatgataaactttgcatgatgcatgatttaaGTGCCTATACACATTactttatacactttgagagtgagagaacacttcccatctttggaagtttgccacatgtgagtaCATGAATTTaaggtgttccacgagttagtaatgaaagtgcactaataagctttgcttgatttgattgcgttaatacATGTTTGATCTATCTATTCCAtactttgaggcaattatgacgtctagtccttgtgcattcTGTGCGTCTATTCTTGTGTCTTCTATGTTTTGTTCGAGGACTAACAAAAATATAAgttttgggggagttgatacgctcagattttgcacggttttaaggccatATTTTGCTCCATTTTTAATGCCAAAGtcgcattacatgtccattatttgcgtattttgtctattttggtatttgatctgttttgtgagaaatgtgcatagttgagcctaaaaagggagtcaaaacgtGAAGTTAGAAATCTGGAGCTGTTCTGCATGACCAGAGGTCCGCTACAACATTGCCAGCGACCGCTAGCGCCCAACGGCCGCTAAGCCAGTAGCGGCCCGCTCCGAAAAAGTTGTGCATGAAATCAAGACACGCCCATCGACCGCTGGAGAATACGTGGCGAACGCTACcgagagtccagagagttaTGGGATGATGGATggcgaccgctgaaacaagtgcagcgaccGCGAACCAAAGGTCAGAAGCCTCAGATCATCTCATGGCGACctctggccaaggtgcagcggccagCCAGGAAAAAAGTGGCGAGCGGATTTGCCCTACTTTTttcccaagatttaccatattttgcaaccctttTTCCCAAGATTCTCCCCTATAAAAGcccccaaagcttcatcaaaaataAGTTCCTCTCTTTGCAAAAAACTTCCAGAGTTCAAAAGTTAGAGTGTTttattgtgcaaggagttgaagaaggattcaagatcatcaaggctacaaggattcaaccttccgattttatttgctttagttcttatgttttcattgtcttcctttcaatctatgtttttagcttattctatcatgtgtaactaaattcataggattataGGGATGTGTTAttaacttttattggtttatacaattcctatttctatttaacatctgtttgttcttactttgtttcttccttaagttgttccataatacttcacgtttgagtgacacattcggtgatgatttaatataacttgctacataaccGTGAGatgaggttggcgagttagatccacttaatagacactacaattagcttcctttaaaatgacactgttaattgagagtgaggactttataagggtcttaggagcttctaggagttacatatttaggattgacaaccctaatgttcaTAATCAACATTTGCATCACATGAGCATAAGTTAGATGACTCGTcctatcaaagtaagaattgtgctagggtgttgtagttggaatttgtataaccataattgtgaaagcacatccttGGAAttccccttatctctatacttttatctctgtgATTTATTCGCAATTAGTagtttctttgttttcaaagttatttgttttcaaaaatcttCCAATATTCCGATTtttcaaatagtaattgagttttagtagaagatagacaatttgtgttttctttccccgtgatcgatatctggtactgacctttagctatactattcatactctgtatacttgcaagtatttatagtgctactaaaaagtgcatcatgtttttggcgccgttggcGGGGAGAGCAATTCACTTCcggattgatatcttcaaacgaacaattttactactttggattttaattgctttctgttttttttttgtttaatttgtttttagttttgttATTTCAGGTTGTGTATGCGAACACGTTCTGGGAAGAACATCTTAGAGCCGCTCGATTTTAACTCATTTAGAAAACTGATTAAGGTCCATTTTAACTAATTTGGAATACTGGACTAAGATTAATTAGTAACATAATCATGAACTAAATTTTTggctaaattttttaaaatagaaattataataaaaataaaatattcatcttaTCCTCTATCATGTTGAGCTCTCTCTTCTTGAGCTTCATCGCAACCGGCACGGGCGCAAGATTGGCATACCAATCCTTTGCATAACCTGCAAGTGAGAATGAGAAAATTCCCCTCTTCGTGGTTCCATTAGGCACCTAGTTGAGCTGGGTAGCATTGTTACCTCCACGAATTTCCGTGGGTCTTTCGGAAAATGCCTTCTGGTCAACCATTTGGATAAGCCTGGTTCAACTCGAAGGTATTGGCTTCAACTCTCGTGCCAATAGGTGGGGCCAGAATAGTCAAATTCACAAATGTATTGCAGACAGGAGCCTCATCTCTCCTATTATCCTCCATTTCCTTCCTCATTTGCTCCATCTGTTATTGGAGCTGGAGGATAATTTGCTCATGATTCGACAGTGGAGATGGAGGAACGTTGTTGTTCCCATTCCCATTCTCGTGACTATTTGCATTATTGTTATCCATTGGTCAGAATAGACTCCAGACTGCACCTGCTCTGTCAATAGTGGTTCTCCTCTGAGCCCGTTTTCCGTCGGTTAGTTGCTTGATCTCTAAGTCGAGTTCCTCAAGAGGTATTCCCTAGAGCGTGTACACATACGAACCTTTCAACCACATAATAAAAACACAGTTAGAGTTGGACTgtgataaacaaataaaaataaataaataaagaaatagtGTCTTAATTCGCAAATTCGAATACTTCAAATAAAACCAAATAATCCCTCGCGGTGGCACCAAAATTGACTTGCTTTATTTTCACAAAGAAAACCCTGTAAGTGCAAGGGACTATTGTAGTTTAAGAAGGTTAAGAGTATCGTATCCACAGATATTAGTTATTTTGAGTACTTCGAATTATAATCACTCACTATTAAAACAATTCaagttttttatttgttttctaagttctaaattactccctctgtcccccaaatattgtcccactttgacccgacatgagtttttaagaaatgtaatgaaaagtgagttgaaaaagttagtggaacgtgggtcctacttttatatattagttttataataaaatatgagtataaatgagttagtggaatatggagtccactaccaaaaatggtgaaagtgaaatgagataaattttgtgggacagacggaaatggaaaaatggataaactttcagggacggagagagtattagctctttcaaaaataatttaaagagtagaaaaaataaaatgaagtgtagaaaatatggaaaaaatGTAGAGTTCTGGGATCCGACTAGAGCGACTTAATGGTGATTACTTTGACAAATACGTTTACCTTCAAAATATGGAAAGTCGCTACTATAGGATAGACCGTCTCTCAAGTGCATGTATCATATTAATTAGATTCTAATATCAAAGTCTCCTTCAAATACCTCAAATTCAATTCCTGAAGTGTCATCCCAGTGAGTCGTTGATCGCCAGTTGGGTAGAAACATCCCGAGATCCACTTCTTCGTTCCTTTTTTTCACTTATATAAGCTCTTTTCATTCACATCTCATACACTGTCACAATACCGAAATAGTAAAGATAAAGATATAATCATGTCATTTCTTGGTCAAATATCAAGTCGAGCAAATCTAGCCACTAAACCCGTTCAAAAATCAAGCACATCAAATCCCTCAAAGGAAAGTTTGGATTCAAAGGGATTTAGAAATCATTATTATTTCCAAAAAATAtggaataaatgaaaaaaaaaacatatccaCATACAATCTCTATCAAATCAAGCTGTCTAGTGCATGTTCACTATTAACTCGTGCATCAACTTGGGTTCATGCTTTTCTCAAGAAAAATGTGTATGATCCTTttgttagagtttagtatactgaaagcatctttcgaatgcttgtatatgtaataatTGTTTTATCCATTCTTACCATTTAATGAGAAAGAATAATTTGTTACAATGTGTTTTGCTTTTGCATTTATGAGATGTTTTAATTTAACATTTGAATTCATAAGAAGCAAACTGAGTCTAAGCGTTCTGCATAATAGACGAGTTGTGAGCGGCGTTCACAGTAAGTAACTTATCGGTTCTTGTAGAAGGAAAattgtttcacaacctagataggctttgaccaCCTGTCGCGAAAGGTTGCGACATCAGTCCAAAAGTTTCCTTACATAAGGAAATGAACGacggtgtggtataacactgaaaggatcaaacagtgagataagtgtttcttggctatttactgaaagacgaggtcttggggattgtcgtttcttaatcattgttgacataatattgagcatacaatattaattgaaaactactttgacttatcaaatggtgagggtatttcgttgcccaagaatcctgatagattgggtaatgatcattaatgtctaagtggtgTTAGTATTGTTATtacaatgaatcgtgtgctggaaGAGGCAagtatgataatatcctcaagaggtgtttagaaaaatgttttattattaagaaaactggccagttggaatttataataaataatgtttctaaactagaccactcttgtaaaaagaaattaattaataaaagtcaGATAGCAGatttgatattaattaatggatatttagaTCTTAAACACatgaaatgatttaattaaagaggaagtcccggAATACTCATAATTTTGGTTTGGACGTGCaatcaatattatatctatagtggatgataataatatttaagtttgagcttgaattaaattagtttaaatttaattagtgaaagcctaaactgtggcccaatccaatcctccacagatccctggtctggcccaaaataattaacttaatataaaagggagaagaagagaagacaaaattaattaattcacaaaattttgttctctgcaatctgagagagattgaaatttACGGTTCTCTTCTGTAGAGATTTCTGTCTTCAATTCTTCTTTAGCTTTTGGCGATTTGACAAGCTTTGCACACATAAAGGTTAATTCTAAGTTAAAGGGAATAgatcagaagatctgtggtagAGATCgattgaagaaggagttcgAATTCAATTACTTGAATTCATACGGTAAATCTTATGCTATTAATTGCATATATTCAGTATGATATGTGATATATGCTTATGAACACGTTTCTAGTTTACAATCGGataaaagcatgtttagatgtaaatctttcaatcaaactaaatagattTTCACTGCAAAACCAACACCTTTCACTCTCAAAAGTGTAAGTGTATATGAAAAAATATTAGATTAATAAACAATTTGTCATGTGCTTGCTTGAGTGTAAACTCTCGTCTACTGTTATGTGACTATAAATCTAGTATCCGAAAGGTCTTCTCTTTAGGTGTTACAACTTGGGCTTTTTGGATAAGTGACGATATTTTTAGCTAAAGCTACTATAATCCAAAAGTAAGACGTTCATCTACTTCACCCACtgacaatataaattttaaccTCTGCTAAGCTTTGCCTAGACCCTTGGGTCACCCTTCACATCTTCCAAACTCctaaaattttcatatactaTTCTTATTCTTCTTATTTTTCAATCATCCTCTTCACCAAACAATTAGTCTCTCTCCACTTAGAAAAATTAAAGTAACATTTTTCAAAACAAGTGTTTAAAAAAAGCACTTAGCTTATGGTGGGAAAAAAACACTTAGCTTATggtgggacgaaggaagtatattATTTCGTACTCACCCATGTCAATGCCAACATGGTATCATCCACATTTCGGTAAGAGCATCTCTAAAGATAGAGGTAAAGTCATATacctaccatatttaccttttcaTCATAAAAAATCAGTCTCTAAGGGGGGTGGTATTTAAGAAAGTATTATAAATTTtcccattttgaagaggtatctttacctcccATCAATGGAGaagtaaaatcttataacttctatatttgccttcttttcatgaaaaactaTTTTCCAAGAGGAAAGGTATTTGTgaaggtattacactttatgttttttaatacattttgtagtattattttatttttaaaaataattatttaccTTTTTATATACCTTTTTTCCTTCTATATATCTTTTTTCTTTAGAATGTGTTAGTTTTGGAAAaagtatatttcactttttgagaaggtaaatactcccttcatcccaacTTAAGAGTCTTGTTTTGCCATTTACGTCCATCCCAActtaagagtcatatttcacttctaccataaatggtaagtagactccacattccaccaacttattccactcacattttattataaaagtaatatatataagtgaaagttatattccactaacttattcaacccacttttctttacatttcttaaaacccgtgccttAACTAATTAGAACTCTTaagttgggacagagggagtagatGATATATGGAGTAGATGATATACCTCTTTAATCTCTTTAATCAATCTTCCCTTTTGGAGATGCTATAAGACAATTGTTAGATTATAAGAATCCAAGAAAAAATGTTAAGCTTTTGAAGTTTTAAAGCAATTGGATTTTTACTCTGGCGTCTTTATAATTTAGTATCACGTCGACACATTTGGATGACTACAAACATCATATTATCATGCAAATATGAACCGCAATTTAGTATTGGCTCCAATCGTGTCATCTAAATACACTGGAAGAAGTGTATCttaaaactaaaatagaaaagaaattgTACAGTACTAATTTAGTTctatttttatgataaaatttcatgactaatttatactagtataattttggtAATTTTATAACACTAGCATTTTAGGAAAAAGAATCGTTGATTTAAATTAGTTgagtatgaattaattatgGTATTATTAATTACACATTATaccattaaattattatttttagtagtaaaataattttatactttGATATGgtactatatatttttaaataaatttttttcatCATTATATAGTTTAATGTCTACTAgttctttctttatctttttattaTCACCCATCACTTGTTAATTTTTTCGTTAAGACTAAATCTTCATAAGGCAtcatttgtactccctccgtcccggactacttgcacttatttcctttctgggcgtcccaagttatttgcactctttccacttttagtaaaaattatcacctacagccgaaattgttgactttgctatacactcattccttaatctccactgccgaaaaggaaatgtgcgagtagtccgggatgaagggagtattaatatgtgaaaaaataataaaaataatctttttatcaaaaaataaatgaagTAGCACAATTTGATTTAGGCGAAGGACACGTCGTCCATGAAATAAATACATAGTCATGTTTCTACAATTGGAACACCTTCCTTTTATCCATTCCACACCATTTTTTATCAttcaatctttcttcaaattctTTCTGTATCCCAATTCCTTCAAACCCTCTCCCCCAATTTCCCCTCTTTTCGAACTgtaccttttcacactcaaccTTCGATACTGCAAGATTCGCATCTCCCCACCCGCCGCTTGCTGTGGTTTCACTTCCTAATTTCATCCCCCCAATTTTTTCAAAACCCTTCTATTAATTTCTCACCATATCGTTTAAAAAAGCAATCTTGCAGCGGGCCCTCTGTATTTGTGAAAGGTAACTCTCTTACCGTTTTCGGATTCTAGGGTttgccgtttttaatttttttgttgactgttttttttttcttctgggTAATGCTTTTGGAATTGCTTTGGACTATTAAGAGGATTGGCATTGTAGATGTTAACTTTTTTTGCTATGTTGTAAAGGGATGTTAACAACAAATAGGATATTCATATTATTTCGGTTTtgtgctttttaattttttgcatGTACTTAATTGGTCTATGGCTTTGTATTGTAGTTCATTTTGTAAACTATGGATGGTTGATGGTAAGTTTTGTATTAATGATTTTAGTCACCAAGTAAAAAAAGTTGATAAAAGATTGAagaatttatcatttatggctTGTGGAATGCTTCTGAATCTTAGTTGTACTAAACATTATCCCCTATTGTGTTGATATTGAGAAGGTTAGGGAGTATATGCACTGCACAATTTATTAGGTGACTGTTTGGTTACGGATTAGAATTTGTTGCTTTCCGCTTTCTGTCTTCtgaaatttattgtttttttaccCTAACATTGTAGTTATTTGCTTACGAGGTTTGTGTCATATCTTATATTTCTGCAATTAAATCTTGGCGTAACCAATTTATCCATCTGTTAGTCAGGTGGTAAAATTTGGTCCTCACTAGATGAATTGGTCCGTTGATTGAAATTGTAAAGTTTCCCCTTGTATTCATAAATGACATGAGATTACCATATGAAGGATTGCTTTTGTGTTTCTATCATTTGAAATTTGTTTACATGTATTGATCAATGTCTATGAGGTTTCTACTGATATCTAATATGTGTTCCATAAATAACCAGTCACGTAGCCATGGTTGGGAAGAGAATTATAGCCATCTGTCAGTCAGGTGGTGAATTTGAGTCGAACGCAGAAGGCTTATTGTCTTATAGAGGTGGTGATGCTCATGCTATGGAGATTGATGATAAAATGAAGTTTAAAGATTTCAAGTTAGAGGTAGCAGAGATGTTTAGCTGCAATCTTGGTACCCTGGCCATCAAATACTTCCTTCCTGGGAATAAGAAGACCCTTATCAGCATTTCAAATGACAAAGACCTCAAGTCCATGCTCAAGTTTCATAACGACTCTGACACTGCCGAGATATATGTTATGACAGAAGAAATTGCTGCCCCTGATGTATCCCAGATGCTGGGCAGTAGGTAGATATTTTATTGAATAATTATTAGAATCACTGTGAGGTAAGAATAAAATCATGTATAAAAATTGTATCTGCAGGTCTAGTAGGACAACTTTGTCGGAAGCTGATGTTCCCGTTGATGCTTCCCCAAGTTTGGTGGAAAATATTGTGGGTGACGTAAACAAGCCTGATATCCTGCTTGGTGCTGATTTTGATGTGGTTGGTGATACTAACCATGATGAGGCCCAAACCGTGGTACCAAGTGAAATGCCAATATCCAGTGAGATGCCTATATCCGGTGATTTGCCTTTGCCAGTATCTTTCACTGCTTCGTTTGATGAAAAGCATACTAAAGCTGCACAACAGTGGCAGAACAATATCACCGGTGTTGGCCAAAGGTTCAATAGTGTTCATGAGTTTCGTGAGGCCTTGCGAAAATATGCCATCGCACatcaattttcttttaagtacaAGAAGAATGATAGCCATCGTGTGACTGTAAAGTGCAAGGCTGAGGGCTGTCAGTGGAGGATACATGCATCCAGATTGTCAACCACCCTGCTTAtttgtattaaaaaaatgaatccaACTCATACATGTGAAGGTTCGGTGCTAGCTACTGGCTATCAAGCGACAAGAAGTTGGGTGGCTAGTATCATTAAGGAGAAGCTGAAGGTTTTCCCAAACTACAAACCAAAGGACATTGTTAATGACATCAAACAGGAATATGGAGTCCAGCTAAATTACTTTCAGGCGTGGAGAGGCAAGGAGATTGCTAAGGAACAGCTTCAGGGTTCTTATAAAGAGGCATATAGTCAGTTACCACTTTTCTGTGAGAAGATAATGGAAACAAATCCAGGAAGTCTAGCCACTTTCACAACTAAAGAAGATTCAAGTTTTCATCGCCTGTTTGTTTCTTTCCATTCTTGTTTATATGGCTTTGAACAAGGTTGTCGTCCTTTGCTTTTTCTGGACAGTATATTTCTGAAGTCAAAATATCAAGGTTCTTTGTTGGCTGCTACTGCTGCTGATGGGGATGGGGGATTTTTTCCGGTTGCTTTTGCTATTGTAGACATGGAATCGGATGATAACTGGCACTGGTTCTTACAACAACTAAAGACTGCACTGCCGATGTGTCGTGGGTTAACTATTGTAGCAGATAGGGAGAAAGGATTGAGGGAGTCAATTGCTGAAATCTTTCAGAATGAGGATGTTTATCATGCATATTGTCTTCGTTATTTATCAGAACAACTTCTTAGAGATTTGAATGGGCAATACTCTCATGAAGTAAAGAAGCTTATGGTTGAAGATCTTCGCAGTGCAGCTCATGCCTCTATGCCTGAAGGCTTCCAGAGGCATGTGGAAAGCATAAAGAGTATATCAGTCGAAGCATATAACTGGGTGATGCAAAGTGAGCCCGTTCACTGGGCGAATGCATTTTTCCAGGGTGCCAGATACAACCATATGACATCAGACTTCGGGGAGCAGTTTTACAGTTGGGTGTCAGATGCGCATGAATTGCCTATAACCCGGATGGTTGATGCGATACGTAATAGGATTATGGAATTGATATATTCCCGGCATACGCAATCTCTGGAATGGCTAACACCAACATTGACTCCATCAATGGATGAAAGGATAaggttgactccatcaatggaGGAAAGGCTAGAGCAGGAAAGCCTCAAGATCAGGACGCCTCCTCAAGTATTAATATTAGCCAGTAACAGATTTGAGTTTCGTGGAGATACCGTTGAAACTGTTGATGTCGAGAACTGTGACTGTAGTTGCAGGGGTTGGCGGCTAACAGGGCTCCCTTGTTTCCATGCAATCGCTGTAATTGGTTGTCTTAACCGGGAGTTGAGGGATTATTGCTCTAGATACTTCACAATTGACAGCTATAGAATAACATACTCACAGTCGGTGAATCCTATTACTAGCATAGATGATACATGGCAGAAGGATACCTCTGAATTGGCAGTGACAGTAACTCCTCCTCCAACTCGTCGTCCACCTGGCCGGCCTACTACTAAGCAAGTTAGCGCCCAAGATGTCGGTAGGCGCCAACTCCAGTGCAGTAGGTGCAAAGGTACTGGGCACAACAAGTCGACTTGTAAAGAGTTTCTGTTGGAGTGTTAGGTATAttttcttgctttcagcagcACACTTtagattttcttttttattgttCATGATCATACTATGACTATTGTTTCCTGCTAAATCTCAATAAGAGGAAAAGAATTGATTTTGATGCATCCCAAGAGTTAGTTCataagcatgatacatgtggTTTTGTATTCATTTGGCATAATTAACATCACCTGTTTTTGAAGAAACTGACTCATTTCATCTTCTTGATTTACCGTTTTAATGTTAAAGTGCTGGGACGTCGAAAATAATGGATAGAATGAGCTCTTTTTCGTACTATTATTTCGCACTCCCTCTGTCGTAAGATGATCGAGTCGGTATCATAAGTGGATCCTCAACTGTCTAAATCTTTTCAACAAACATGTTTTATTCTTCTATCTTGCCACACCTTTGCTTTTGATGGAAAGTAATTCACTGCGTCTATCGTAGTCACATGTACATATAGAAGTAAACATACCTTGTTTTACCACATAAGCATGTTTTAACAACTTTTGGCAAACAGATATGGTTGTGAAATTGCTTTAGTCACACAATTGACATCATTATTAGAATTTTTGTTGTGCTAATTTTAGCATCTTTTTAGAGAGGAGTGATGTGTTGTTACATGTGATCAATAGTTAGTACTCCTCCCGCCCCACAAGAGTATGTATTCTTTCCGttttagtccgtctcacaaGAGTATGCATTCTTACCTTTTTAGTCCATCTCACAAGagtatgcat carries:
- the LOC121780548 gene encoding uncharacterized protein LOC121780548, producing MVGKRIIAICQSGGEFESNAEGLLSYRGGDAHAMEIDDKMKFKDFKLEVAEMFSCNLGTLAIKYFLPGNKKTLISISNDKDLKSMLKFHNDSDTAEIYVMTEEIAAPDVSQMLGSRSSRTTLSEADVPVDASPSLVENIVGDVNKPDILLGADFDVVGDTNHDEAQTVVPSEMPISSEMPISGDLPLPVSFTASFDEKHTKAAQQWQNNITGVGQRFNSVHEFREALRKYAIAHQFSFKYKKNDSHRVTVKCKAEGCQWRIHASRLSTTLLICIKKMNPTHTCEGSVLATGYQATRSWVASIIKEKLKVFPNYKPKDIVNDIKQEYGVQLNYFQAWRGKEIAKEQLQGSYKEAYSQLPLFCEKIMETNPGSLATFTTKEDSSFHRLFVSFHSCLYGFEQGCRPLLFLDSIFLKSKYQGSLLAATAADGDGGFFPVAFAIVDMESDDNWHWFLQQLKTALPMCRGLTIVADREKGLRESIAEIFQNEDVYHAYCLRYLSEQLLRDLNGQYSHEVKKLMVEDLRSAAHASMPEGFQRHVESIKSISVEAYNWVMQSEPVHWANAFFQGARYNHMTSDFGEQFYSWVSDAHELPITRMVDAIRNRIMELIYSRHTQSLEWLTPTLTPSMDERIRLTPSMEERLEQESLKIRTPPQVLILASNRFEFRGDTVETVDVENCDCSCRGWRLTGLPCFHAIAVIGCLNRELRDYCSRYFTIDSYRITYSQSVNPITSIDDTWQKDTSELAVTVTPPPTRRPPGRPTTKQVSAQDVGRRQLQCSRCKGTGHNKSTCKEFLLEC